A window from Mangifera indica cultivar Alphonso chromosome 2, CATAS_Mindica_2.1, whole genome shotgun sequence encodes these proteins:
- the LOC123209823 gene encoding uncharacterized protein LOC123209823 isoform X1 gives MTDPQLLCGYLGNLAAAKPYLVASSALTASPNLAKQLKCSVHDRSSIALWILIMTFGTKRNLANIKNQVMGIENSSLSSQNGKNTGAILMTKVQEKTRGVGCEKLLQVTKTNLQQLYSLSYEKMNMFLIGSKRVMSFDIIQIIVILYYFVLVYIKSGNLKNIVLEQNH, from the exons ATGACAGATCCTCAATTGCTTTGTGG GTACCTGGGTAATCTGGCAGCAGCAAAGCCTTACCTGGTGGCTTCCTCAGCTCTCACAGCCTCTCCG AATCTTGCCAAGCAGCTCAAGTGTAGTGTGCATGACAGATCCTCAATTGCTTTGTGG attCTAATTATGACTTTTGGTACAAAAAGAAACCTTGCAAACATTAAAAATCAAGTTATGGGAATAGAGAATTCATCACTGTCTTCTCAAAATGGTAAAAACACag GTGCTATTTTGATGACGAAAGTGCAAGAAAAGACTCGAGGAGTTGGATGTGAAAAACTCTTACAAGTAACAAAAACCAATTTGCAGCAACTATATTCATTATCGTATGAAAAAATGAATATGTTTCTTATAGGTAGCAAAAGAGTTATGTcttttgatattattcaaataattgtgatattgtattatttcgttttagtatatataaaatcaggaaatttgaaaaatatagtgCTAGAACAAAACCATTGA
- the LOC123209823 gene encoding uncharacterized protein LOC123209823 isoform X3, giving the protein MTDPQLLCGYLGNLAAAKPYLVASSALTASPSQAFPTLILLVRLQLISISNSNSGVLKSRQTHLWLHQSASTAYTLCSVSGLVASCIRILPSSSSVVCMTDPQLLCGCYFDDESARKDSRSWM; this is encoded by the exons ATGACAGATCCTCAATTGCTTTGTGG GTACCTGGGTAATCTGGCAGCAGCAAAGCCTTACCTGGTGGCTTCCTCAGCTCTCACAGCCTCTCCG TCTCAGGCGTTTCCAACTCTTATTCTTCTTGTGCGCCTTCAACTCATCTCCATCTCCAACTCCAACTCTGGCGTCTTGAAGTCTAGGCAAACGCATCTCTGGCTTCATCAGAGTGCATCCACAGCTTACACGCTCTGTTCCGTCTCCGGCTTGGTGGCTTCATGTATTAG AATCTTGCCAAGCAGCTCAAGTGTAGTGTGCATGACAGATCCTCAATTGCTTTGTGG GTGCTATTTTGATGACGAAAGTGCAAGAAAAGACTCGAGGAGTTGGATGTGA
- the LOC123209823 gene encoding uncharacterized protein LOC123209823 isoform X4, which produces MTDPQLLCGYLGNLAAAKPYLVASSALTASPSQAFPTLILLVRLQLISISNSNSGVLKSRQTHLWLHQSASTAYTLCSVSGLVASCIRILPSSSSVVCMTDPQLLCGF; this is translated from the exons ATGACAGATCCTCAATTGCTTTGTGG GTACCTGGGTAATCTGGCAGCAGCAAAGCCTTACCTGGTGGCTTCCTCAGCTCTCACAGCCTCTCCG TCTCAGGCGTTTCCAACTCTTATTCTTCTTGTGCGCCTTCAACTCATCTCCATCTCCAACTCCAACTCTGGCGTCTTGAAGTCTAGGCAAACGCATCTCTGGCTTCATCAGAGTGCATCCACAGCTTACACGCTCTGTTCCGTCTCCGGCTTGGTGGCTTCATGTATTAG AATCTTGCCAAGCAGCTCAAGTGTAGTGTGCATGACAGATCCTCAATTGCTTTGTGG attCTAA
- the LOC123209823 gene encoding uncharacterized protein LOC123209823 isoform X2: protein MTDPQLLCGYLGNLAAAKPYLVASSALTASPNLAKQLKCSVHDRSSIALWILIMTFGTKRNLANIKNQVMGIENSSLSSQNGKNTGAILMTKVQEKTRGVGCEKLLQVTKTNLQQLYSLSYEKMNMFLIGIWQDGRLPFRILNPIL, encoded by the exons ATGACAGATCCTCAATTGCTTTGTGG GTACCTGGGTAATCTGGCAGCAGCAAAGCCTTACCTGGTGGCTTCCTCAGCTCTCACAGCCTCTCCG AATCTTGCCAAGCAGCTCAAGTGTAGTGTGCATGACAGATCCTCAATTGCTTTGTGG attCTAATTATGACTTTTGGTACAAAAAGAAACCTTGCAAACATTAAAAATCAAGTTATGGGAATAGAGAATTCATCACTGTCTTCTCAAAATGGTAAAAACACag GTGCTATTTTGATGACGAAAGTGCAAGAAAAGACTCGAGGAGTTGGATGTGAAAAACTCTTACAAGTAACAAAAACCAATTTGCAGCAACTATATTCATTATCGTATGAAAAAATGAATATGTTTCTTATAG gAATCTGGCAAGATGGCAGGCTTCCCTTCCGAATTTTGAATCCAATCCTATGA
- the LOC123208541 gene encoding uncharacterized protein LOC123208541 — MPKFHPTQPANHTGPFAFPPTSPLDYSKHSNPSYKWVDTPQPLSTQPKQSDQTHFQAHPGNPNSLSRPDPAHNFSSSSARISHSHLPNNSALISTPPTEIASPATSTPSPSDAHRHLPHNFTSTPNQPPFPSSARFNSFNRRPNISSRPEYPRLFQSEIQTHIAQGLCFKCGGKFRPNHQCPFKQLRLMLYKDDEQDVTEFPEDNNQPELRPGDEVELSRHSVAGINSPKTLKFLDKIRNSSVVILVDSDAFHSFISQQLVVIGNGSKVIGGEICPGVKLQLLDMHFFHDYYVFPLGNVDVILGVDWLATFGIIRTDWQNLPMVFHWGGQKITIQGDLSLVTQEASLKAFRHLFEEPSNLPPRRTHDHAIRLFDGIAPPNVRPYRYPHHQKNEIERQVHEMLHAGIIQPNHSPFSCPVLLVQKKDGGWRFCVDYRALNKITVPDKFPIPIIDELLDELVGSTIFTKLDLKSSYHQIRIVDSDIEKTTFRTPDGHYEFLVMPFGLSNAPATFQALMNEVFRAHLRQFILVFFDYILIYSRDLTAHLDHLNLALQLLSNHHLLLNKKKCSFGVSRLEYLGHLISAEGVAANPQKIQCMIDWPRPRDITALCGFLGLTGYYRRFVPHYGQIAAPLTQLLKKNSFHWNEDSTVAFERLKAAMTTVPVLAMPDFTQPL; from the exons ATGCCAAAATTCCATCCCACTCAGCCTGCTAACCACACCGGCCCGTTTGCTTTTCCCCCCACATCGCCTCTGGACTATTCAAAACACTCCAACCCATCTTATAAATGGGTTGACACTCCCCAGCCCCTTTCCACACAGCCCAAACAGTCAGACCAAACCCATTTTCAAGCCCACCCGGGTAACCCGAATTCACTAAGTCGCCCCGACCCAGCTCATAATTTCTCCTCCTCCAGCGCACGAATTTCTCATTCACACTTGCCTAATAATTCTGCCCTAATTTCAACTCCTCCAACGGAAATCGCTTCTCCCGCTACTTCAACTCCCTCACCATCGGACGCCCACCGTCACCTTCCTCATAACTTCACATCCACACCAAATCAGCCACCGTTTCCTTCTTCAGCTCGGTTCAACTCTTTCAATCGTCGCCCCAACATATCCTCCAGGCCTGAGTACCCACGACTTTTCCAATCAGAAATTCAGACCCACATAGCTCAAGGCTTATGCTTCAAGTGTGGAGGCAAGTTCAGACCCAACCATCAGTGTCCCTTCAAACAGCTCCGTCTGATGCTCTACAAGGATGATGAACAGGACGTCACAGAATTTCCAGAGGACAACAACCAACCCGAGTTAAGACCAGGCGATGAAGTGGAGCTTTCTCGCCATTCAGTTGCTGGTATCAATTCCCCTAAGACCTTGAAGTTTCTCGACAAGATTCGCAATTCTTCTGTCGTCATTCTGGTTGACTCCGACGCTTTCCACAGCTTCATTTCTCAGCAATTG GTGGTCATTGGAAATGGTAGTAAGGTCATCGGCGGTGAAATATGTCCAGGGGTCAAACTCCAGTTACTAGATATGCACTTTTTCCATGATTACTATGTATTTCCGTTGGGCAATGTGGATGTCATCCTTGGGGTGGATTGGTTGGCGACTTTCGGCATCATTCGGACTGATTGGCAAAATCTCCCTATGGTTTTTCATTGGGGAGGGCAGAAAATTACAATTCAGGGAGACCTCTCCTTAGTCACCCAAGAAGCTTCTCTGAAGGCT TTTCGGCATTTATTTGAGGAGCCCAGCAATTTACCGCCACGTCGGACACACGATCATGCCATTCGTTTGTTTGACGGCATTGCCCCACCGAATGTACGGCCTTATCGGTATCCTCACCAccaaaaaaatgagattgagcgACAGGTTCACGAAATGCTTCATGCTGGCATTATTCAACCAAACCACAGCCCATTTTCTTGTCCTGTTCTCCTGGTGcaaaagaaagatggaggatGGCGCTTCTGTGTTGACTACCGCGCCCtcaacaaaatcactgttccaGATAAGTTTCCTATTCCTATTATAGATGAGCTGTTAGATGagttagttggttccaccatttttacTAAACTGGACTTGAAATCTAGCTACCACCAAATTAGAATTGTTGATTCTGATATTGAGAAAACTACCTTTCGGACACCTGACGGCCATTACGAGTTTCTTGTAATGCCTTTTGGCCTGTCCAACGCACCTGCCACTTTTCAGGCCTTAATGAATGAAGTCTTTCGGGCCCATTTACGGCAGTTTATTCTTGTCTTCTTCGATTATATTCTGATTTATAGTAGAGATTTAACTGCTCATTTGGATCATTTGAATTTAGCACTACAGCTGCTTTCTAATCATCACCTGCTTTTAAACAAGAAGAAATGTTCCTTTGGGGTCTCTCGTTTGGAGTATTTGGGTCACCTCATTTCTGCTGAAGGAGTGGCTGCTAATCCTCAGAAAATTCAGTGTATGATTGATTGGCCGCGACCTCGCGATATTACTGCACTTTGTGGTTTCTTGGGACTTACAGGCTATTACCGCCGTTTTGTACCCCACTATGGACAAATTGCAGCCCCATTGACACAACTGTTGAAAAAGAACTCTTTCCATTGGAATGAAGACTCTACAGTAGCATTCGAGAGGTTGAAGGCAGCCATGACTACTGTTCCAGTCCTTGCCATGCCTGATTTTACCCAGCCTTTATAG